One window from the genome of Dehalococcoidales bacterium encodes:
- a CDS encoding isochorismatase family protein, whose protein sequence is MRRWEEILPETDRALYQKLGYSSRQEYGTNPALLIIDVTRGFLGSRPMPVLQAVDEYRTSCGEAGWTALENIKKLLGACRIQKIPAIFTANDAVTQQFCVGPTKPSAGSPKTIQSKDLERRLKGYEIVDEIAPLSSELVIHSKTKANAFEGTPLLSCLQTMGIDCLLVAGCVTSVCVRATVVGAWSHGYPCFVVEECVFDKFELSHLVSLFDMNAKFADVITLEEALQYVAAAGDTSRQKS, encoded by the coding sequence ATGAGACGCTGGGAGGAAATTTTACCCGAAACTGACCGGGCGCTCTACCAGAAACTGGGCTACAGCTCCAGACAGGAGTACGGGACTAATCCAGCCCTGCTCATAATCGACGTCACCAGAGGCTTTCTTGGCTCCAGGCCGATGCCGGTGCTCCAGGCTGTTGACGAGTACCGCACCAGCTGCGGTGAAGCGGGCTGGACGGCGCTGGAAAATATTAAGAAGCTCCTCGGTGCTTGCCGGATCCAGAAGATTCCGGCGATTTTCACCGCTAATGACGCCGTGACTCAGCAATTCTGCGTTGGACCAACCAAACCATCAGCGGGGTCACCGAAAACGATACAGAGCAAAGACCTGGAAAGACGGCTGAAAGGCTATGAAATTGTTGACGAAATAGCTCCTTTGAGTTCAGAGCTGGTAATACACAGCAAGACCAAAGCCAATGCCTTTGAGGGGACACCGTTGCTGTCCTGCCTGCAGACCATGGGCATTGATTGCCTGCTGGTCGCGGGTTGCGTTACCTCGGTTTGTGTGCGTGCCACGGTGGTGGGAGCCTGGTCACACGGCTATCCGTGTTTCGTGGTTGAAGAGTGCGTCTTCGACAAGTTCGAGCTATCACACCTGGTCAGTCTTTTCGATATGAACGCCAAGTTTGCCGATGTTATTACCCTGGAAGAAGCCCTGCAATATGTCGCCGCAGCGGGAGACACCTCAAGGCAAAAAAGTTGA
- a CDS encoding lactate utilization protein yields the protein MDEDLAKLIEARGWYQETLAGRVIKALEKNNITGIFVKTKEEALEKVMSLIPEGSEVGYGGSRTLDDIGVKNALRQGNYDLIGEDVQKLGKDSAHIKRTRSLLADVFITSVNALTTDGKLVCIDGTGNRVGAIIFGPGKVVAIAGINKIVHDVDAAIRRIKDYVVPIQSRRRGHPVPCAKAGVCVDCRVMERMCNNVCIIEHQREKERITVIIVGEELGI from the coding sequence ATGGATGAAGACCTGGCTAAACTGATTGAAGCCCGGGGGTGGTACCAGGAAACACTGGCCGGCAGAGTTATCAAGGCGCTGGAGAAGAACAACATAACCGGGATTTTTGTCAAGACAAAAGAGGAAGCGCTGGAAAAGGTGATGAGCCTGATTCCGGAGGGCAGTGAAGTAGGGTACGGAGGGTCACGCACCCTTGATGATATTGGCGTGAAGAATGCTTTACGCCAGGGGAACTATGACCTGATTGGAGAAGACGTTCAGAAACTCGGCAAAGACTCCGCGCATATCAAGCGCACGCGCAGCCTGCTCGCCGATGTCTTCATCACCAGTGTTAATGCGCTGACCACTGATGGGAAATTGGTCTGTATTGACGGTACCGGTAACCGTGTCGGGGCGATAATCTTCGGACCGGGCAAGGTAGTCGCCATTGCCGGGATAAACAAGATTGTCCATGATGTTGACGCGGCCATACGCAGGATAAAGGACTACGTAGTCCCGATACAGTCCCGGCGGAGAGGTCACCCGGTACCCTGCGCCAAAGCAGGAGTTTGCGTTGACTGCCGGGTCATGGAGAGAATGTGTAACAACGTCTGCATCATCGAACACCAGCGGGAGAAGGAGAGGATAACCGTCATTATCGTCGGGGAAGAACTGGGGATATAA
- a CDS encoding DUF1932 domain-containing protein — translation MNVRTVGILSPGDMGSAIGRMLRDAGLDVITCLEGRSDLTRLRASEAGMRDVPSLDNLVREAELLLSVLVPAEAMALGQRVADSIRRTGAHPVFADCNAIAPQTILNIGRTMADAGIAFIDAGIIGSPPRAGKQSTRIYCSGPDTSALESLAGAGLDIRTLGPDIGQASGLKMVYAASTKGITALCTELMVAARALGLEEALQAEFEISRSDVIQALIGRIPSMPRRARRWVGEMEEIAATFESLGMTPLILRGAADLYRFVGKTPLADQTSRQPDPSLDTVLDTLARTLR, via the coding sequence ATGAATGTGCGAACAGTCGGCATCCTGAGTCCTGGTGATATGGGCTCCGCCATCGGCAGGATGCTGCGGGATGCCGGGCTGGACGTTATTACCTGTCTGGAGGGGCGCAGTGATCTGACCCGCCTCAGGGCCAGCGAGGCGGGTATGCGCGATGTGCCCTCCCTGGATAATCTGGTACGCGAAGCGGAACTCTTGCTCTCCGTACTGGTACCCGCCGAAGCCATGGCACTGGGCCAACGAGTTGCCGACAGTATCCGCCGCACCGGCGCCCACCCTGTATTCGCCGATTGTAACGCCATCGCGCCTCAGACAATTCTAAACATCGGGCGCACCATGGCAGATGCCGGAATCGCTTTCATCGACGCCGGCATCATCGGGTCACCACCACGAGCCGGTAAACAGAGTACGCGCATTTACTGCTCCGGCCCCGATACATCCGCGCTGGAATCGCTGGCTGGAGCCGGGCTGGACATACGGACACTGGGGCCGGATATCGGCCAGGCGTCCGGTCTCAAGATGGTCTACGCCGCTTCCACCAAGGGAATCACCGCGCTGTGCACGGAACTCATGGTGGCAGCCAGAGCGCTCGGCCTCGAGGAAGCGCTCCAGGCTGAGTTTGAGATAAGCCGAAGTGATGTTATACAGGCACTCATCGGACGCATCCCATCAATGCCGCGACGGGCGCGGCGGTGGGTCGGTGAAATGGAAGAGATTGCCGCTACCTTTGAAAGCCTGGGCATGACCCCTCTCATATTGCGGGGCGCCGCTGACCTCTACCGTTTCGTCGGCAAAACACCCCTGGCTGACCAGACGTCACGGCAGCCTGACCCGTCACTGGACACCGTTCTGGACACACTTGCACGAACTTTAAGATAA
- a CDS encoding MFS transporter → MDSHQKRSKVFYGWYIVGACLALTLYTGGVVYFGFTAIFEPIASEFGWSYAQISLAASLRGLETGLLAPIMGLLADRWGPRKLILGGTIIISLGFLLLSQVSSLAVFYMAFALLAIGMSTCTGTVLMTAVTNWFRRRAGLVIGIVASGFGLGGLLVPVVTGLIDTLQWRLTMIVIGIGMLVIGPPLALLVRHKPENYGYQPDGDISSPPETEEVPVSPAIEEVNIPARQAFRTRAFWYLSVSAMFHSLVVGAVITHMMPYLSSVNFSRGVSSLLTLLLPLASIAGRLGSGWLADRIGSRRLLTTGFILMTAGMFLFGYVTTGMAWLLIPFIITFSLGWGSNVTTRISLLREYFGRTSFGTILGFMSGIIMLGNMAGAPIAGLVYDTWGSYQGAWLSFGMLTLLGAAIVLILPNPGQTGKQAA, encoded by the coding sequence ATGGATTCCCATCAGAAACGTTCGAAGGTGTTTTATGGCTGGTATATTGTCGGCGCATGTTTAGCGCTCACACTCTATACCGGCGGTGTTGTCTATTTCGGGTTTACCGCGATTTTTGAGCCAATAGCCAGTGAGTTCGGCTGGAGCTACGCTCAGATTTCACTGGCTGCTTCGCTGCGCGGCCTGGAGACGGGTCTTCTGGCTCCCATCATGGGGCTACTGGCTGACCGCTGGGGGCCGAGAAAACTAATCCTGGGCGGAACGATCATTATCAGCCTGGGTTTTTTACTTCTGAGCCAGGTCTCCTCTCTCGCCGTGTTCTACATGGCATTTGCCCTGCTGGCGATAGGGATGAGCACCTGTACCGGCACGGTACTGATGACCGCGGTTACCAACTGGTTCCGCCGCCGGGCAGGACTGGTTATTGGCATTGTCGCCAGCGGATTCGGACTCGGCGGCCTTCTTGTCCCCGTTGTAACCGGCTTAATCGATACACTACAATGGCGATTGACAATGATTGTTATCGGCATCGGAATGCTGGTTATAGGTCCGCCACTGGCACTGCTCGTTCGTCACAAACCGGAAAACTATGGCTATCAGCCTGATGGTGATATCAGCAGTCCGCCGGAGACGGAAGAAGTACCTGTCTCTCCGGCAATAGAGGAGGTCAACATTCCGGCCAGACAGGCATTCCGCACCAGGGCTTTCTGGTACCTGTCAGTATCGGCCATGTTTCACTCGTTGGTCGTAGGGGCTGTAATAACGCACATGATGCCCTATCTGAGCAGCGTCAACTTCAGCCGCGGTGTCTCCAGCCTGTTGACACTTCTGCTGCCCCTGGCCAGCATTGCCGGCCGCCTCGGCAGCGGCTGGCTCGCCGACAGGATTGGTAGCAGAAGACTGTTAACCACCGGTTTTATTTTAATGACCGCAGGCATGTTTCTCTTTGGATATGTCACCACAGGTATGGCATGGCTGCTGATACCTTTTATCATTACTTTCAGCCTGGGGTGGGGGTCTAATGTCACCACCAGGATATCCCTGCTCCGGGAATACTTCGGCCGTACCAGCTTTGGCACCATACTTGGTTTCATGTCCGGCATAATAATGCTGGGGAATATGGCCGGTGCGCCTATAGCCGGGTTAGTTTATGATACCTGGGGTTCTTATCAGGGCGCCTGGCTAAGCTTCGGCATGCTGACCCTGCTGGGCGCGGCCATTGTACTGATCCTGCCAAACCCCGGACAGACAGGTAAGCAAGCAGCCTGA
- a CDS encoding FAD-dependent oxidoreductase, with product MWQFETSVSEVIQRTPDIKTFRFDVGGRKDIEYQSGQFFFVTIRIDSREAVHHFTISSAPTETEKNGYLEFTKRITASDFSQALDRMKAGDWVRLRGAEGDFVLPAQNGKLAFLSGGIGITPLRSMLRYMADKKLDYDVVLIYGNNTWENIAFREELEEIASTRKSIRIEYVLSGPDFPPGWEGKKGFITKELITELMPDYQERTFYLSGPLRMVIALEEQISAIDVPQEQVKRDYFPGYD from the coding sequence GTGTGGCAATTTGAGACCAGTGTGTCAGAGGTAATTCAGCGTACTCCGGATATCAAGACTTTCCGTTTTGACGTTGGCGGTCGGAAAGATATTGAGTATCAGTCAGGCCAGTTCTTCTTTGTGACCATCCGGATTGACAGCAGGGAAGCGGTACACCACTTTACGATTTCCAGTGCGCCTACGGAAACCGAAAAAAATGGCTACCTTGAGTTCACCAAGCGAATTACCGCCAGTGATTTCTCCCAGGCTTTAGACCGGATGAAGGCCGGAGACTGGGTTAGATTACGGGGCGCCGAAGGAGACTTTGTCCTCCCTGCGCAGAACGGGAAACTGGCTTTCCTCAGTGGCGGCATCGGGATTACCCCGCTACGCAGCATGTTACGCTATATGGCTGATAAAAAGCTCGATTACGATGTAGTTCTCATCTACGGTAATAATACCTGGGAGAATATCGCCTTCCGTGAGGAACTGGAAGAGATAGCCAGTACGCGCAAGAGTATCAGAATAGAATACGTACTCTCGGGGCCGGATTTCCCGCCCGGATGGGAAGGTAAAAAGGGGTTTATCACCAAGGAACTGATCACTGAACTGATGCCGGACTATCAGGAGAGAACTTTTTATCTTTCCGGCCCGCTCAGGATGGTTATCGCGCTGGAGGAACAGATCTCCGCAATCGACGTGCCGCAGGAGCAGGTCAAACGCGATTACTTCCCGGGCTATGATTAG